The sequence AACTGGTGCACACATTAACAAAGCCTATACGCTAACAACGCCACCGAATGTGGCTTTACCCAACATTAAATATTGTGTACCACTGGCTTCGCAGCTATCTCAAATGCCGACTAGCCAGAGTTTCATTTAAAGGCTCAGCGACGTATAACGCTTGGGTAACCTGTGCTGCATGTGGAGCGTAGTTTTGGGGTAAAGTGGCGAAGCCACCCCAAAACGAAGCGTAGCATGCGGCATCAGGTTGACCCACTTGTTAGGGTGTATACCTTTCCACCAAGCCAATACCCCACTCCAACCAATAAGCACGGCATAATATATGGAATATTTTTCTTTAAGTACCACCATTTGAACGAATATTTCCAAATGAATATTCCATGGTTTAAAAACTCTCGGTTGTACGATAAAAATAACATTACGAGAAAGAACCAGACTGAATTAACACCTATAGAATACGAAAGGCCGATATTCATTCTCTTTTCCAATATATGCAGGAACGCGATCGGAACAACAAAATATATAATAAGAAATATCTCGAGTGTATTAACCCCAAACCTCAGCATTTCTAACGGTGCTTCACTAAAACCGGGTCTCGTTATAGCCATGAACAAGATATGACCGACACTACCAATAACTAGTGCAAATCATTAGTGTCCCAACGTTTAACGGTTAAATCCATATAACCCTTTGATTTAAAATAGAATATGTCTACTTTGTGATTGTCGCCGACTTGAGCTGCACATGCCCTACCTGCGACCCTGTAGCCAGACTTGGCACACTGAGGGCTATGGGTTATGTACACGGGCAGTCTTGTTTTTACGCAAGTGATGGAGCACTTGCCTATGCACACGTTTCGGCGTTGTGTTCAGCGCTATCGTGGCAACCACAAAATAAAAACGTTCTCCTGTCTCGATCAGTTTCGCTGCATGGCCTTCGCTCAGTTAACTTACAGAGAAAGCCTGCGAGACATAGAAGCTTGCCTCCGCGCGCAACAAAACAAGCTCTACCATATGGGCATTCGTGGCGGTATATCGCGCAATACGCTCGCCAATGCCAACAAAGTTCGCGACTGGCGAATCTATGCCGACTTCGCACAATCTTTGATTCAAGTCGCCCGCAAACTTTATGTGGACGAGGATATTGGAGTCGAGCTCGACAATACCGTTTACGCGCTCGATGCCACTACCATAGATCTCTGTCTCTCCGTCTTTCCTTGGGCAAATTTTCGCACTTCCAAAGCCGCCGTGAAGTTACACACTCTATTGGATTTACGCGGCTCTATCCCGACGTTTATCCACATTTCGGACGGCAAGATGCACGATGTCAACGTGCTCGATTTGCTGATACCAGAGGCCGGAGCCTTCTATATCATGGATCGAGGTTATCTCGATTTTGGCCGCCTCTACGATCTGCATCAAGGCTCAGCATTCTTTGTCACACGTGCAAAATCCAATCTCCAGTGTCGCCGTATTTACTCTCATCCGATCGACAAAGAAACTGGCCTCAAATGCGATCAAACGGTTCGTCTAACCGGCTTCTACGCAGCCAAGGACTATCCAGAGAAGCTGCGGAGAGTCAAATATTACGATGCAGAGACCGACAAGAGCCTAATCTTTTTGACCAACAATTTTTCGTTGCCAGCAATGACGATTGCAGACCTATACCGTTGTCGCTGGCAAGTGGAGCTATTTTTCAAGTGGATCAAACAACACCTTCGCATAAAGTCATTTTTTGGGACTTCAGAAAATGCTGTAAAGACTCAAATCTGGATCGCAGTGGCCGTGTATGTGCAGGTGGCGATCATCAAGAAGCGCCTAAATCTACAAACCAGCCTCTATACGATATTACAGATTTTGAGTGTAACCATTTTTGAAAATATGCCTTTAAACCAGGTACTTTCTGGTAATGAAACCTCCGATTTTGAGGATGATTTACCTAACCAATTGATTTTGTTTGATTAAACGTTGAGACACTAGTGAGTGCAAATATTATTTTGATTGCCTGCGCCTTTGCCAACGATATGAACCCTAACGCCGTACAGCAACGGCCGTAGTGGAGGCGCTTGTATTTGTGCTAGCGTAGCGCCCAGCACAAATACAAGCGCCGGAACGGAGGTCCCGTTGGCTGACTTGGTTAGGCACTTGGAATACCCCAAGGCTCCAGAAAAGCATAAACAATGACCATATAAAAGTACGGTAATGCAATAACATTACCTATTATTACAGTTAATAAATATGCTTTCTTCGAAACATGGGACTTTATCCATTTTAGTTTTGGCAACCAAAATGATCCCATAACCGACAGCATTAGACATACCGTGTACACCTGCCAAAACTCTCGCACGAAAATATATCGATCATAAACATAGCCAAACATTGCAACTAAACCAATACAATAGAAAGGTATAAATAGAACCTCTTCTATCTGTACTGATTTCGGTGTCTTATCATATTTCCCAGA comes from Teredinibacter turnerae and encodes:
- a CDS encoding IS4 family transposase — translated: MYTGSLVFTQVMEHLPMHTFRRCVQRYRGNHKIKTFSCLDQFRCMAFAQLTYRESLRDIEACLRAQQNKLYHMGIRGGISRNTLANANKVRDWRIYADFAQSLIQVARKLYVDEDIGVELDNTVYALDATTIDLCLSVFPWANFRTSKAAVKLHTLLDLRGSIPTFIHISDGKMHDVNVLDLLIPEAGAFYIMDRGYLDFGRLYDLHQGSAFFVTRAKSNLQCRRIYSHPIDKETGLKCDQTVRLTGFYAAKDYPEKLRRVKYYDAETDKSLIFLTNNFSLPAMTIADLYRCRWQVELFFKWIKQHLRIKSFFGTSENAVKTQIWIAVAVYVQVAIIKKRLNLQTSLYTILQILSVTIFENMPLNQVLSGNETSDFEDDLPNQLILFD